The Pan troglodytes isolate AG18354 chromosome 7, NHGRI_mPanTro3-v2.0_pri, whole genome shotgun sequence genome has a window encoding:
- the ZFAND1 gene encoding AN1-type zinc finger protein 1 isoform X2, protein MAELDIGQHCQVEHCRQRDFLPFVCDDCSGIFCLEHRSRESHGCPEVTVINERLKTDQHTSYPCSFKDCAERELVAVICPYCEKNFCLRHRHQSDHECEKLEIPKPRMAATQKLVKDIIDSKTGETASKRRKGAKNSETAAKVALMKLKMHADGDKSLPQTERIYFQVFLPKGSKEKSKPMFFCHRWSIGKAIDFAASLARLKNDNNKFTAKKLRLCHITSGEALPLDHSLETWIAKEDCPLYNGGNIILEYLNDEEQFCKNVESYLE, encoded by the exons ATGGCGGAGTTGGACATCGGGCAGCACTGCCAGGTGGAGCATTGCCGGCAGCGAG attttcttccatttgtgtgTGATGATTGTTCAGGAATATTTTG CCTTGAACACAGAAGCAGGGAGTCTCATGGTTGTCCTGAG GTGACTGTAATCAATGAGAGACTGAAGACAGATCAACATACATCTTACCCATGCTCTTTCAAAGACTGTGCTGAGAGAGAACTTGTGGCAGTTATATGTCCTTACTGTGAGAAGAATTTTTGCCTGAG ACACCGTCATCAGTCAGATCATGAGTGTGAAAAACTGGAAATCCCAAAGCCTCGAATGGCTGCCACTCAGAAACTTGTTAAAGACATTATTG ATTCCAAGACAGGAGAAACAGCAAGTAAACGACGGAAAGGTGCCAAAAATAGTGAAACAGCTGCAAAGGTTGCATTGATGAAACTAAAGATGCATGCTGATGGCGATAAGTCATTACCACAG acaGAAAGAATTTACTTTCAGGTTTTCTTACCTAAAGGGAGCAAAGAGAAGAGCAAACCAATGTTCTTTTGCCACCGATGGAGCATTGGAAAGGCCATAGACTTTGCCGCTTCTCTGGCCAGGCTTAAAAATGACAATAACAAATTTACAGCTAAG AAATTAAGGCTGTGTCACATTACTTCAGGAGAAGCCTTACCCTTGGATCATAGTTTGGAAACCTGGATTGCTAAGGAGGATTGTCCTttatataatggtggaaatataaTCTTGGAATATCTTAATGATGAAGAACAATTCTGTAAAAATGTTGAATCTTACTTGGAATAG
- the ZFAND1 gene encoding AN1-type zinc finger protein 1 isoform X1 → MAELDIGQHCQVEHCRQRDFLPFVCDDCSGIFCLEHRSRESHGCPEVTVINERLKTDQHTSYPCSFKDCAERELVAVICPYCEKNFCLRHRHQSDHECEKLEIPKPRMAATQKLVKDIIDSKTGETASKRRKGAKNSETAAKVALMKLKMHADGDKSLPQTERIYFQVFLPKGSKEKSKPMFFCHRWSIGKAIDFAASLARLKNDNNKFTAKYDLLLPSQKLRLCHITSGEALPLDHSLETWIAKEDCPLYNGGNIILEYLNDEEQFCKNVESYLE, encoded by the exons ATGGCGGAGTTGGACATCGGGCAGCACTGCCAGGTGGAGCATTGCCGGCAGCGAG attttcttccatttgtgtgTGATGATTGTTCAGGAATATTTTG CCTTGAACACAGAAGCAGGGAGTCTCATGGTTGTCCTGAG GTGACTGTAATCAATGAGAGACTGAAGACAGATCAACATACATCTTACCCATGCTCTTTCAAAGACTGTGCTGAGAGAGAACTTGTGGCAGTTATATGTCCTTACTGTGAGAAGAATTTTTGCCTGAG ACACCGTCATCAGTCAGATCATGAGTGTGAAAAACTGGAAATCCCAAAGCCTCGAATGGCTGCCACTCAGAAACTTGTTAAAGACATTATTG ATTCCAAGACAGGAGAAACAGCAAGTAAACGACGGAAAGGTGCCAAAAATAGTGAAACAGCTGCAAAGGTTGCATTGATGAAACTAAAGATGCATGCTGATGGCGATAAGTCATTACCACAG acaGAAAGAATTTACTTTCAGGTTTTCTTACCTAAAGGGAGCAAAGAGAAGAGCAAACCAATGTTCTTTTGCCACCGATGGAGCATTGGAAAGGCCATAGACTTTGCCGCTTCTCTGGCCAGGCTTAAAAATGACAATAACAAATTTACAGCTAAG tATGACTTACTTCTCCCTTCACAGAAATTAAGGCTGTGTCACATTACTTCAGGAGAAGCCTTACCCTTGGATCATAGTTTGGAAACCTGGATTGCTAAGGAGGATTGTCCTttatataatggtggaaatataaTCTTGGAATATCTTAATGATGAAGAACAATTCTGTAAAAATGTTGAATCTTACTTGGAATAG
- the ZFAND1 gene encoding AN1-type zinc finger protein 1 isoform X4 yields MAATQKLVKDIIDSKTGETASKRRKGAKNSETAAKVALMKLKMHADGDKSLPQTERIYFQVFLPKGSKEKSKPMFFCHRWSIGKAIDFAASLARLKNDNNKFTAKKLRLCHITSGEALPLDHSLETWIAKEDCPLYNGGNIILEYLNDEEQFCKNVESYLE; encoded by the exons ATGGCTGCCACTCAGAAACTTGTTAAAGACATTATTG ATTCCAAGACAGGAGAAACAGCAAGTAAACGACGGAAAGGTGCCAAAAATAGTGAAACAGCTGCAAAGGTTGCATTGATGAAACTAAAGATGCATGCTGATGGCGATAAGTCATTACCACAG acaGAAAGAATTTACTTTCAGGTTTTCTTACCTAAAGGGAGCAAAGAGAAGAGCAAACCAATGTTCTTTTGCCACCGATGGAGCATTGGAAAGGCCATAGACTTTGCCGCTTCTCTGGCCAGGCTTAAAAATGACAATAACAAATTTACAGCTAAG AAATTAAGGCTGTGTCACATTACTTCAGGAGAAGCCTTACCCTTGGATCATAGTTTGGAAACCTGGATTGCTAAGGAGGATTGTCCTttatataatggtggaaatataaTCTTGGAATATCTTAATGATGAAGAACAATTCTGTAAAAATGTTGAATCTTACTTGGAATAG
- the ZFAND1 gene encoding AN1-type zinc finger protein 1 isoform X3, which translates to MAELDIGQHCQVEHCRQRDFLPFVCDDCSGIFCLEHRSRESHGCPEVTVINERLKTDQHTSYPCSFKDCAERELVAVICPYCEKNFCLRHRHQSDHECEKLEIPKPRMAATQKLVKDIIDSKTGETASKRRKGAKNSETAAKVALMKLKMHADGDKSLPQTERIYFQVFLPKGSKEKSKPMFFCHRWSIGKAIDFAASLARLKNDNNKFTAKQEITNE; encoded by the exons ATGGCGGAGTTGGACATCGGGCAGCACTGCCAGGTGGAGCATTGCCGGCAGCGAG attttcttccatttgtgtgTGATGATTGTTCAGGAATATTTTG CCTTGAACACAGAAGCAGGGAGTCTCATGGTTGTCCTGAG GTGACTGTAATCAATGAGAGACTGAAGACAGATCAACATACATCTTACCCATGCTCTTTCAAAGACTGTGCTGAGAGAGAACTTGTGGCAGTTATATGTCCTTACTGTGAGAAGAATTTTTGCCTGAG ACACCGTCATCAGTCAGATCATGAGTGTGAAAAACTGGAAATCCCAAAGCCTCGAATGGCTGCCACTCAGAAACTTGTTAAAGACATTATTG ATTCCAAGACAGGAGAAACAGCAAGTAAACGACGGAAAGGTGCCAAAAATAGTGAAACAGCTGCAAAGGTTGCATTGATGAAACTAAAGATGCATGCTGATGGCGATAAGTCATTACCACAG acaGAAAGAATTTACTTTCAGGTTTTCTTACCTAAAGGGAGCAAAGAGAAGAGCAAACCAATGTTCTTTTGCCACCGATGGAGCATTGGAAAGGCCATAGACTTTGCCGCTTCTCTGGCCAGGCTTAAAAATGACAATAACAAATTTACAGCTAAG